One window from the genome of Oceaniferula flava encodes:
- a CDS encoding acyloxyacyl hydrolase: MKRLTAIALTALSVIAPASAGELSYTPAEKQEPSWKRRVMDVETGLIWNVGNNTPISYRIVPTQISWRLPYSMKKDFANGSKLIARHQFSLIGDYIQHGPEDYYFGISAAPSIEWWSPNDKWSAYFAIGGGVGLTNSTDVVGGQGQDFTLNWFAKSGLRYQVSQDFGIYGGAFFQHLSNGGQTDPNPGVDALGFTMGVSFSF; the protein is encoded by the coding sequence ATGAAACGCCTCACCGCCATCGCACTGACCGCCCTCTCTGTCATCGCACCCGCCTCTGCCGGGGAGCTCAGCTACACCCCTGCTGAAAAGCAGGAACCGTCATGGAAACGCCGCGTTATGGATGTGGAAACCGGCTTGATCTGGAACGTCGGGAATAACACCCCCATTTCCTACCGCATCGTCCCGACCCAAATCTCATGGCGTCTGCCGTATTCGATGAAAAAGGACTTCGCGAATGGCTCCAAGCTCATCGCCAGACACCAGTTCTCACTGATCGGCGATTACATCCAGCACGGACCTGAGGACTATTACTTCGGCATCTCCGCGGCACCATCGATCGAGTGGTGGTCGCCCAACGATAAGTGGTCGGCCTACTTCGCCATCGGCGGCGGCGTTGGCCTGACCAACAGCACTGATGTGGTCGGTGGCCAGGGGCAGGATTTCACCCTGAACTGGTTTGCAAAATCCGGCTTGCGCTATCAGGTCAGCCAAGATTTCGGCATCTACGGCGGTGCCTTTTTCCAGCACCTATCCAATGGTGGCCAAACCGACCCCAACCCAGGCGTCGATGCCTTGGGCTTCACCATGGGGGTCAGCTTCTCCTTCTAA
- a CDS encoding class I adenylate-forming enzyme family protein, with protein sequence MNIVEEIKKRQHGSLIAIRDGDRQISYEALFASVAEVSEQLRAQPAWPNQLLPRIGVKFPNGLGYIVVALAVLETGSCFVPIPDELTEAEQQQLITATALHAVISEDHSGQIDLAFDLGQARLAACPASQPTFPEHAFNAIGPAFIRFSSGTTAASKGVVLSHRSLLERIAAANEGLKIQAGETVLWTLPMAHHFAVSIVLYLYYGATTVLETSHQPEQIYQAAKESGSQLLYGSPFHFAQLAQCRCAEPLPQLRLAMSTASALSEGVAQAFEQRFQLPLTQALGIIEVGLPVMNLRHASDRPTALGQVLPAYRWRSHAHGNDPNIGELQLQGPGMFDAYLSPWQTRQELCPDGWFSTGDLVELLEPDTLIMRGRSKSVINIGGMKVFPEEIEAVLNEHSGIARSRVFAGEHPALGAFPCAEWIAAADHDAPTAAELRAHCAARLAAYKLPVQFKQVTTIDLTASGKVKRH encoded by the coding sequence GTGAACATCGTCGAGGAGATCAAAAAACGCCAGCACGGCAGCCTCATCGCCATCCGCGACGGCGATCGTCAGATCAGCTACGAGGCGCTTTTTGCCAGTGTCGCGGAGGTCAGCGAACAACTCCGGGCGCAGCCGGCATGGCCGAATCAGCTGCTACCACGCATCGGGGTGAAGTTTCCCAACGGCCTGGGCTACATTGTGGTTGCCTTGGCAGTGTTAGAGACCGGTTCCTGCTTCGTCCCCATCCCCGATGAATTGACGGAGGCCGAGCAGCAGCAACTGATCACCGCCACCGCCTTGCACGCTGTGATCTCAGAGGATCACTCGGGGCAGATCGACTTAGCCTTCGATTTGGGTCAGGCACGTCTGGCAGCGTGCCCCGCCAGCCAGCCAACATTTCCGGAGCATGCATTCAACGCGATCGGCCCCGCATTCATCCGCTTCAGCTCCGGCACCACCGCGGCCTCCAAGGGCGTGGTGCTCTCACACAGGTCGTTGTTAGAACGGATCGCGGCGGCGAATGAGGGACTGAAGATTCAAGCCGGCGAAACCGTGCTTTGGACCCTGCCGATGGCGCATCACTTCGCGGTGTCCATTGTGCTCTATCTGTATTACGGAGCGACCACGGTGTTAGAAACCTCGCACCAGCCTGAACAAATCTATCAAGCGGCCAAGGAGTCCGGCTCGCAGCTGCTCTACGGCAGTCCATTTCACTTCGCGCAACTGGCACAGTGCCGCTGCGCCGAGCCACTGCCCCAGCTCCGACTCGCCATGTCCACCGCCTCCGCCCTCAGCGAGGGAGTGGCCCAGGCCTTCGAGCAGCGCTTCCAGCTCCCGCTCACCCAGGCGCTCGGCATCATCGAGGTCGGCCTGCCGGTGATGAACCTGCGCCATGCCAGCGATCGCCCAACCGCACTGGGTCAAGTGCTTCCCGCCTACCGTTGGCGCAGCCACGCCCATGGAAACGACCCCAACATCGGCGAGCTCCAGCTCCAAGGCCCGGGGATGTTCGATGCCTACCTCAGCCCCTGGCAAACCCGCCAGGAACTCTGCCCGGACGGTTGGTTCTCGACCGGCGATTTGGTCGAGTTGTTAGAACCCGATACACTCATCATGCGCGGTCGCAGCAAGAGCGTGATCAACATCGGCGGCATGAAAGTTTTTCCCGAAGAAATCGAGGCCGTGCTGAACGAGCACAGCGGCATCGCGCGCAGCCGCGTCTTCGCCGGTGAGCACCCGGCGCTTGGCGCTTTCCCTTGCGCCGAATGGATCGCCGCAGCCGACCATGACGCCCCCACCGCGGCCGAGTTACGCGCTCACTGTGCCGCCCGCCTGGCCGCCTACAAATTGCCAGTGCAGTTCAAGCAAGTCACCACCATTGACCTCACCGCCAGCGGCAAGGTGAAGCGTCACTGA
- a CDS encoding NAD(P)/FAD-dependent oxidoreductase produces MPDLHSENPAIAILGAGPAGCTLACFLALRGIPCVVFDDDKRPDLLVGESLVPAVVQTLKKLGIEERVADCSVKKPGASFFHPSDTRVHLKFTKHGKKEPGYAYNVPRPEFDNILRERAIELGVPFIHHRAKVQCSEHPQRDVELTDESLRAAGLNDHPRWLIDATGRNRLLARTLDLPADTGSRKDVAYFAHFDGFLHDEVIPGQIIISILDHGWAWRIPLRGKLSVGVVMDKKAAKKLGDTPEQRLETAIHQDPLMKDKAMHAKRITEVKTYTNYQLISQQGYGKGYILLGDAFGFVDPMLSPGLFMSLEAARLLDKHLFAKGIAPRDSDQALDRYINELRHWHQSWQKLIDQFYDGRILRMYEAGSSFAEGKRYFSPGKIMERHVRRVISSMASGNGTCSSYNQKLLEMCDKHMIWDVHDADFYAVK; encoded by the coding sequence ATGCCAGATCTGCATTCAGAGAACCCCGCCATTGCCATCCTCGGAGCCGGACCTGCCGGCTGCACCTTGGCCTGCTTCCTCGCCCTGCGCGGCATTCCCTGCGTGGTGTTTGACGACGACAAACGGCCGGACTTGTTAGTCGGCGAGTCACTGGTGCCCGCCGTGGTGCAGACACTGAAAAAACTCGGCATTGAAGAGCGCGTGGCTGATTGCTCGGTGAAAAAACCGGGCGCCTCATTCTTCCACCCCAGCGACACGCGGGTGCACTTGAAGTTCACCAAACACGGAAAAAAGGAACCCGGCTACGCCTACAATGTGCCCAGGCCGGAGTTCGATAACATCCTGCGCGAGCGCGCCATCGAACTCGGCGTGCCGTTCATCCACCACCGGGCAAAGGTGCAGTGCAGCGAGCATCCGCAGCGCGATGTTGAGCTCACCGATGAGTCGTTACGCGCCGCCGGGCTAAACGATCACCCCAGGTGGTTGATCGACGCCACCGGACGCAATCGCTTGCTGGCCCGCACCTTGGATCTACCCGCCGACACCGGCAGCCGCAAAGACGTCGCCTATTTCGCCCACTTCGATGGTTTTCTCCACGACGAAGTCATCCCCGGCCAAATCATCATCTCCATTCTCGACCACGGCTGGGCCTGGCGCATTCCTCTGCGGGGGAAATTATCGGTCGGCGTGGTGATGGATAAAAAGGCGGCCAAGAAGCTCGGCGACACGCCCGAACAACGACTCGAAACCGCCATCCATCAGGACCCGCTGATGAAAGACAAGGCGATGCATGCCAAGCGCATCACCGAGGTGAAAACCTACACCAACTACCAGCTCATCAGCCAGCAGGGTTACGGCAAGGGTTACATCCTGTTAGGCGATGCCTTTGGCTTTGTCGACCCGATGCTCTCGCCCGGCCTGTTCATGTCTCTGGAAGCCGCTCGACTGTTAGACAAACACCTCTTTGCCAAAGGCATCGCACCACGCGACAGCGACCAAGCGCTGGATCGATACATTAACGAGCTGCGCCACTGGCACCAGAGTTGGCAAAAACTCATCGATCAGTTCTACGACGGTCGCATCCTGCGCATGTATGAAGCCGGCAGCAGCTTCGCCGAAGGCAAACGCTACTTCAGCCCGGGAAAAATCATGGAACGCCACGTCCGCCGCGTCATCTCCAGCATGGCATCAGGCAACGGCACCTGTTCCAGCTACAATCAAAAGCTCCTGGAGATGTGCGACAAACACATGATCTGGGACGTGCACGATGCGGATTTCTACGCGGTGAAATAA
- a CDS encoding LolA family protein produces MFRTFIVFVLAVCQLGIATAAFDLEPLKQSYAKQKTYTSVKVKMRQTKKLPSMTQPVKNTGYLWLMPGKAFRWQLGDPKVQSAVFDGQQVYLLNEKKKTAEAHDPNDRKVKPLLLMLGIGEAASFESLLENFEVTGVTRTGSQYAAALSPKSGKLKRVIVQMVLQVSLKTDYIERIEWTQKDGSVIITEFARPELNAALPKDIFVVDKNRYQWK; encoded by the coding sequence ATGTTTCGCACCTTCATTGTTTTCGTTCTGGCCGTCTGTCAGCTAGGGATCGCCACGGCGGCATTTGATCTTGAGCCACTGAAACAATCCTACGCTAAGCAGAAGACCTACACATCTGTGAAGGTGAAAATGCGGCAGACAAAGAAGCTGCCGTCGATGACCCAGCCGGTGAAGAACACCGGCTACCTCTGGCTGATGCCAGGCAAGGCCTTTCGCTGGCAGCTGGGCGACCCGAAGGTGCAGAGTGCCGTGTTCGATGGGCAGCAGGTGTATTTGCTCAACGAAAAGAAAAAGACCGCCGAAGCCCATGATCCGAACGATCGGAAAGTGAAACCTCTGCTCCTGATGTTAGGCATTGGCGAGGCCGCAAGCTTCGAGAGTTTGTTGGAAAACTTTGAAGTCACCGGTGTCACCCGCACGGGCAGCCAGTATGCCGCCGCCCTGTCGCCGAAGTCCGGAAAACTAAAGCGCGTGATCGTGCAGATGGTGCTGCAGGTGAGCCTGAAGACCGACTACATTGAGCGTATCGAGTGGACCCAAAAAGATGGCTCCGTGATCATCACCGAATTTGCCCGACCCGAACTCAACGCTGCTCTGCCGAAGGACATTTTTGTGGTCGATAAGAACCGCTACCAGTGGAAGTAG
- a CDS encoding alpha-ketoglutarate-dependent dioxygenase AlkB family protein: MNLFPADPDENLLPADGIVHYHGPIFPPQLADRYLHNLLEDIPWKHDEVRMYGKHITTARKVAWYGDSNFSYTYSGTTKQALPWTPELAAIKAKVEALSGTRFNSCLLNLYHDGGEGMAWHSDDESSLGKNTTIASVSFGAERKFSLKHRVTGETVSVELEHGSLLEMKGATQSHWLHCVPKTKKVTAPRVNLTFRTMKQGR, encoded by the coding sequence ATGAACCTCTTTCCAGCCGACCCGGATGAGAACCTGCTGCCAGCCGATGGCATCGTGCACTATCACGGCCCGATCTTCCCTCCGCAGCTGGCGGATCGGTATTTGCACAATCTGCTCGAGGACATTCCGTGGAAACACGACGAGGTCAGGATGTATGGCAAACACATCACCACCGCGCGCAAGGTGGCGTGGTATGGCGACTCGAACTTTTCCTACACTTACTCCGGCACTACCAAACAGGCCCTGCCGTGGACGCCCGAGCTGGCAGCGATCAAGGCCAAGGTCGAAGCGCTCAGCGGCACCCGCTTCAATTCCTGCCTGCTGAACCTCTACCACGACGGCGGCGAAGGCATGGCCTGGCACAGTGACGATGAGTCATCCCTGGGAAAAAACACCACCATCGCGTCGGTCAGCTTCGGCGCCGAGCGGAAGTTTTCCCTCAAGCACCGGGTGACTGGGGAAACGGTCAGCGTGGAGCTCGAGCACGGCAGTCTGTTGGAGATGAAGGGGGCGACCCAGAGCCATTGGCTGCACTGCGTGCCCAAAACCAAGAAGGTGACCGCGCCGAGGGTGAACCTGACATTTCGCACAATGAAGCAGGGTAGGTGA
- a CDS encoding rhomboid family intramembrane serine protease, translated as MNPPINSSSRDRGNRLVTAVKDNLLLLLGLVALAWGLEGIDFVFRGFLDRFGIQPRAIASLPGILFAPFLHLGFTHLISNTVPFLILGSLVLVGGRKAFLSASLFIIVVGGAALWLFGPSHTNHIGASGLIFGYLGFLLTRGIVGKSGFWIVVSIGIILLYGGMLRGVLPGQPGISWQGHLFGFVAGMLAAWMMFSRGKTQRAGTGSRQNPSPY; from the coding sequence ATGAATCCTCCGATAAACAGCAGCTCCCGCGACCGTGGGAACCGACTGGTCACCGCCGTGAAAGACAATTTGCTGCTCCTTCTGGGTTTGGTCGCGCTTGCTTGGGGGCTGGAGGGGATCGATTTTGTTTTCCGTGGCTTTCTGGATCGTTTCGGGATCCAACCTCGTGCGATTGCATCCCTGCCGGGCATCTTGTTTGCCCCCTTCCTACACCTGGGTTTCACCCACCTGATCTCAAATACCGTGCCGTTCCTCATCCTCGGATCGCTGGTTCTGGTGGGTGGGCGTAAGGCCTTTCTCTCGGCCTCCTTGTTCATCATCGTGGTGGGAGGCGCCGCGCTTTGGTTGTTCGGCCCCAGCCATACCAATCACATCGGCGCCAGTGGCTTGATCTTTGGCTACCTTGGGTTTTTGCTGACGCGGGGGATCGTTGGGAAGTCGGGTTTCTGGATCGTCGTTTCGATAGGCATCATTCTGCTTTACGGAGGGATGTTACGCGGTGTGCTGCCCGGTCAACCCGGTATCTCCTGGCAAGGCCATCTGTTCGGATTTGTCGCCGGAATGCTCGCCGCGTGGATGATGTTCAGTCGGGGAAAAACACAGCGTGCCGGCACTGGCTCGCGTCAGAATCCATCCCCCTATTAG
- a CDS encoding efflux RND transporter permease subunit, with protein MLKKFRSPILLILLVLFSIAGLTRLKFETAILEVLPKNLPAIQALKDFQEHFSEDREVIVLLHSDEEEIVEEDVEALALFLRERWPDTEVRYKSAFEENPKLFGETVAHIWSYAPAEEIEKLTARLQDPDQLNAHLNEVKENLQNSFDQQQATIDSYDPLGFLRHPALQHLLDNDASFASDDGQSRLMMIRRKHESSIGYNDDKLWIEEIRRTINEWQQEEDYDYSFKMTGGPVYNAEIGSSMEHDMSGTITITSLCIGLLFLLVQRSFSQLLMISVLLGLTFVITLGVAGWVFQTLNLVSVGFAAILLGLVIDYAVVIIRESPHAVTTGAVPHRAKAIRKMVAPSILWAAASTSLVFGVLMLSTFTGVQQLGALIAIGLVSGALVMLLLTPVMLARFPVKQANTLVHPAFLPPRIAPWLCVLAVVVAGVLFGIKGAPQVNLDLKIVEPNNSEAVAAFNTLKEEFSAWSEQNAVMLTTAESLPELSQKTAHAETVLQELEGKNTIEQFYWPVGLLPNDALYQNNRSALTALAENSREILKTAGAAGFSEVGLGLDQQILEAFKAPALSSDDLAQRSADDPLIGAFYSRDADGRSYFTGRIMLAELPSPEALEKLKPLDKAEVVVTGYTMMQAVLLPRVKRDFYVIFIPAAALLLAALLLVFRSWRDALISISVLLTALILINAVVVASGQAWNFLSGMAIPLIVGAGIDYSIHLIFALRRQEGCFSSVWNSVGKAICFCGVSTSIGFGSLLFASNEALRSMGMLCSIGILITMSLSLLVIPGLWKRSHHRRLTRI; from the coding sequence GTGTTGAAGAAATTTCGCTCTCCCATCCTTCTCATCCTGCTGGTGCTGTTTTCCATCGCCGGGCTGACGCGTTTGAAATTTGAAACCGCGATCTTGGAGGTGCTGCCTAAGAACCTCCCCGCCATCCAGGCGCTGAAGGATTTCCAGGAACATTTTTCCGAAGACCGGGAGGTGATCGTCTTGCTCCACTCGGACGAGGAGGAAATCGTCGAGGAAGATGTCGAAGCTCTCGCCCTGTTCCTGCGCGAACGTTGGCCGGACACCGAGGTGCGTTATAAATCAGCGTTCGAAGAGAATCCGAAACTCTTTGGTGAAACCGTCGCCCACATCTGGAGCTACGCGCCCGCGGAAGAAATCGAGAAGCTGACAGCACGCTTGCAAGACCCCGACCAGCTCAACGCCCACCTGAACGAGGTGAAGGAAAACCTGCAGAACTCGTTCGATCAACAGCAGGCCACCATCGATTCCTACGACCCGCTGGGTTTCCTTCGCCACCCGGCACTGCAACACCTGCTCGACAACGACGCCAGCTTCGCCAGCGACGACGGCCAGTCGCGCCTGATGATGATCCGCCGGAAGCACGAAAGCTCGATCGGCTACAACGACGACAAACTCTGGATCGAAGAAATCCGCCGCACCATCAACGAGTGGCAGCAAGAAGAAGACTACGATTACAGCTTCAAGATGACCGGCGGCCCGGTCTACAACGCGGAGATCGGTTCCAGCATGGAGCACGACATGAGTGGCACCATCACCATCACCTCCCTGTGCATCGGTCTGCTGTTTCTGCTCGTCCAGCGCAGCTTCAGCCAGCTGCTGATGATCTCTGTCTTGTTAGGCCTGACCTTTGTCATCACCCTCGGCGTGGCTGGCTGGGTTTTTCAGACCTTGAACCTGGTCAGCGTGGGCTTCGCCGCCATTCTCCTTGGTCTGGTGATTGACTACGCCGTGGTGATCATCCGGGAGTCGCCTCATGCGGTGACCACGGGGGCCGTTCCGCATCGGGCGAAGGCGATCCGCAAGATGGTCGCTCCGAGCATTCTTTGGGCCGCCGCCAGCACCTCATTGGTCTTCGGCGTGCTGATGCTGAGCACCTTCACCGGAGTGCAGCAGCTGGGAGCACTGATCGCCATTGGCCTGGTTTCCGGCGCTCTGGTGATGCTGTTGCTGACCCCGGTGATGCTGGCGCGTTTCCCCGTGAAACAGGCCAACACCCTGGTGCACCCCGCGTTTTTACCGCCTCGTATCGCCCCCTGGCTCTGCGTGCTGGCAGTGGTCGTGGCGGGTGTCCTGTTTGGCATCAAGGGCGCGCCTCAGGTGAATTTGGATCTGAAAATTGTCGAGCCGAACAACAGCGAAGCCGTCGCCGCCTTCAACACCCTGAAAGAAGAATTCTCCGCGTGGTCCGAGCAAAATGCGGTCATGCTGACCACCGCCGAATCGCTCCCCGAGCTGTCGCAAAAAACCGCGCACGCGGAGACGGTGTTGCAGGAGCTTGAAGGAAAAAATACCATCGAGCAGTTCTACTGGCCGGTGGGACTGCTGCCTAACGACGCCCTCTATCAGAACAACCGCAGTGCTCTCACCGCCCTCGCCGAGAACAGCCGCGAGATTCTCAAAACCGCAGGGGCCGCAGGCTTCAGCGAGGTCGGCCTGGGCCTCGATCAACAAATCCTCGAGGCCTTCAAGGCGCCCGCACTCAGCAGCGATGACTTGGCGCAGCGCAGTGCGGACGATCCCTTGATCGGCGCCTTTTACAGTCGAGACGCCGATGGCAGATCGTATTTCACCGGCCGTATCATGCTTGCCGAACTCCCCAGCCCCGAGGCCTTGGAAAAGCTGAAACCCCTCGACAAGGCCGAGGTCGTGGTCACCGGCTACACCATGATGCAGGCGGTTTTGCTACCACGCGTGAAGCGTGACTTCTACGTGATCTTCATCCCCGCAGCCGCTCTGCTGCTGGCCGCCTTGCTGCTCGTTTTTCGATCGTGGCGCGATGCGCTGATCTCGATCTCGGTGCTGCTCACGGCGCTGATTTTGATCAATGCCGTGGTCGTTGCCTCCGGTCAGGCGTGGAACTTCCTCAGCGGCATGGCGATCCCATTGATCGTCGGTGCAGGTATCGACTACAGCATCCACCTGATCTTCGCCCTGCGCCGGCAGGAAGGATGTTTTTCCTCGGTGTGGAATAGTGTGGGGAAAGCCATCTGCTTCTGTGGGGTGTCCACCTCCATCGGTTTCGGCTCGCTACTCTTTGCCTCGAACGAAGCCCTGCGCAGCATGGGCATGCTCTGCAGTATCGGCATTCTGATCACCATGAGCCTAAGCCTGCTTGTAATCCCCGGCCTGTGGAAGCGGAGTCATCATCGTCGCCTCACTCGCATCTGA
- a CDS encoding NAD(P)/FAD-dependent oxidoreductase, with translation MQKCTKEMSGPVSEKVDRSPDYDVVIIGGAFSGSASAILLKRRFPDLKVLIVEKSEMFDRKVGESTSEVSACFLTRVLKVGRHLSMDHVGKHGLRMWFHREGDNCPSKVSEVGPAFQGRLPTFQLNRLKLDTHLLDEAVALGCELLRPATIKDIELGGVGKNHLVIKPKDGEQREITAGWVVDASGKAAMLARKLKLWHSNADQHPVNAMWSRFKKVNDLDSAKSVEAMGGLDTHVLAQRGFSTNHLMGYGWWSWIIPLDSGEVSVGLTWDERIFTPPKDGSMSERLHEHLLKHPIGKLMFQDAVAVENDNRYYKGLPYYSEKIAGDGWTIAGDAAGFMDPLYSQGLDFCSHTVYSSYALLRQHFSGECVKEEIAMRENEYKRSYFYWFDALYKNKYYYIGDAELMHVAYLLDIATYFIGPVRLVYEDHDTEFAKMPYDGPAGTFFAKFMRFYNRRLCRLAHKKIKAGKYGDKNLDHHLLSVNAFTPGPATMKLMFQGIKIWLWAELRYAFVRPSDASEATMMTPLPQAGDYKQA, from the coding sequence ATGCAAAAATGCACCAAAGAAATGTCGGGTCCTGTTTCGGAAAAGGTCGACCGGTCCCCCGACTACGATGTGGTGATCATCGGCGGCGCGTTTTCCGGATCCGCCTCAGCGATCTTGCTGAAACGCCGTTTTCCAGACCTCAAGGTGCTGATCGTGGAGAAGTCCGAGATGTTCGATCGCAAGGTCGGCGAGAGCACCTCCGAGGTCTCCGCCTGCTTTCTGACTCGCGTGCTGAAGGTTGGTAGGCACTTGTCGATGGATCACGTCGGCAAACACGGGCTGCGGATGTGGTTTCACCGCGAGGGCGATAATTGCCCGTCGAAGGTGTCCGAAGTGGGGCCGGCTTTCCAAGGACGACTGCCGACTTTTCAGCTGAACCGATTAAAGCTCGATACACATTTGTTAGACGAGGCGGTCGCACTCGGTTGTGAACTGCTGCGCCCCGCCACCATCAAGGACATCGAGTTGGGTGGCGTGGGAAAAAACCACCTGGTGATCAAACCCAAGGACGGAGAGCAGCGCGAAATCACTGCCGGCTGGGTGGTCGATGCCTCCGGCAAGGCCGCCATGCTCGCGCGCAAGCTGAAGCTCTGGCACAGCAATGCCGACCAGCATCCGGTTAACGCGATGTGGTCCAGGTTTAAAAAGGTCAACGATCTCGACTCCGCCAAATCCGTCGAGGCCATGGGCGGGCTGGACACGCATGTCTTGGCCCAGCGTGGATTTTCCACCAATCACCTGATGGGCTACGGATGGTGGAGCTGGATCATTCCGCTCGATAGCGGGGAGGTCAGCGTGGGGCTCACCTGGGACGAACGCATTTTCACGCCGCCCAAAGACGGAAGCATGTCGGAGCGCTTGCATGAACATCTGCTCAAGCACCCGATCGGGAAGTTGATGTTCCAGGACGCGGTGGCGGTGGAAAATGATAACCGTTATTACAAGGGCCTGCCGTATTACAGCGAGAAGATTGCCGGGGATGGCTGGACCATCGCGGGGGATGCCGCCGGTTTCATGGACCCCCTTTACAGTCAGGGATTGGATTTCTGTTCGCACACCGTTTACAGCTCCTACGCACTGTTGCGGCAGCACTTTAGCGGCGAATGCGTGAAGGAGGAAATTGCAATGCGTGAGAACGAATACAAACGCAGCTACTTCTACTGGTTCGATGCCCTTTATAAAAACAAATACTACTACATCGGCGATGCCGAGCTGATGCATGTTGCTTATTTGTTAGATATTGCCACTTACTTTATCGGTCCTGTTAGGTTGGTCTACGAAGACCACGATACCGAATTTGCCAAGATGCCCTACGATGGTCCGGCCGGCACGTTTTTCGCCAAGTTCATGCGCTTCTACAACCGTCGCCTCTGCCGCCTGGCCCATAAGAAAATCAAGGCAGGAAAGTATGGCGACAAGAACCTCGACCACCATCTTCTCTCGGTGAATGCGTTCACCCCCGGACCGGCCACCATGAAGCTGATGTTCCAGGGGATCAAGATCTGGCTCTGGGCGGAGCTGCGTTATGCCTTTGTGCGTCCCTCAGATGCGAGTGAGGCGACGATGATGACTCCGCTTCCACAGGCCGGGGATTACAAGCAGGCTTAG
- a CDS encoding polysaccharide deacetylase family protein: MIAGNLVRLAVLIALYAWGIWLISTGAVWQGLLLHLCLVGPLLWGTLNPNSRLFGPLQRTVSDDRIWLTLDDGPDPVDTPAILELLENHGVKATFFVIGEKADRYPELIRRIVAEGHQLGNHTYSHPQGKFWSLGPWRTLREIRRCQESLRSITGEAPEIFRAPVGHHNVFVHPVLRAFGMRLVGWTSRGLDGVEKDASIVIRRLHQTMAPGSIVLAHESTPIAAEVVAAILEHAEAKGWEFTSPAAPSSAQPR, encoded by the coding sequence ATGATCGCTGGCAACTTGGTCCGTCTCGCCGTCCTGATCGCCCTCTATGCCTGGGGGATTTGGCTGATCTCGACGGGTGCCGTCTGGCAAGGACTGCTGCTGCACCTCTGCCTGGTGGGCCCTCTGCTCTGGGGCACGCTGAACCCGAACTCGCGACTGTTTGGCCCCCTGCAGCGAACGGTTTCCGACGACCGCATCTGGCTGACTCTCGACGACGGACCTGATCCGGTCGATACACCGGCCATCCTAGAATTGTTAGAAAACCACGGCGTCAAGGCGACGTTTTTTGTCATCGGGGAAAAGGCCGACCGCTACCCGGAGCTGATCCGCCGAATCGTCGCCGAGGGGCATCAGCTGGGCAACCACACCTACAGCCACCCCCAGGGGAAATTTTGGAGTCTCGGGCCGTGGCGCACCTTGCGCGAAATCCGCCGCTGTCAGGAATCGCTGCGCAGCATCACCGGCGAAGCGCCCGAGATTTTCCGCGCGCCCGTGGGCCATCACAATGTCTTTGTCCACCCGGTGCTTCGAGCCTTCGGCATGCGTCTGGTCGGCTGGACTTCACGCGGACTGGATGGCGTGGAAAAAGATGCCAGCATCGTCATCCGCCGACTGCACCAGACCATGGCCCCCGGCAGTATTGTGCTTGCTCACGAGAGCACCCCGATCGCCGCGGAAGTGGTCGCCGCCATCCTCGAGCACGCCGAAGCGAAGGGCTGGGAATTTACATCCCCGGCTGCACCATCGAGCGCTCAGCCACGATGA
- a CDS encoding class I SAM-dependent methyltransferase — MSDRKSIANKISSLCVDRGLRYYSKSKLLTDPLYGGVYEELDGNGLPLLDIGCGIGILAMYLRERGWQPLVMGIDYDSDKIERGKAMLEKGGYPLVEIAQGDARDGLPINAGNVTILDILQFFSPEEQEKLIHIAGGRVCHGGKLIIRSALKQKSLRFSITWLGDMMAKMTSWMKAAPTHYPTEEMFRKVLERDGFTVEIKPFWGKTPFNNYLIVAERSMVQPGM, encoded by the coding sequence ATGAGCGACCGTAAGAGCATTGCGAACAAGATCTCCTCACTCTGTGTCGACCGCGGCCTGCGGTATTACAGCAAGAGTAAGCTACTCACCGACCCGCTCTACGGCGGCGTGTATGAAGAGTTGGATGGAAATGGGCTCCCGTTGTTAGACATCGGATGCGGCATTGGCATTCTCGCCATGTATCTGCGCGAACGTGGCTGGCAACCGCTGGTCATGGGCATCGATTACGACTCGGATAAAATCGAGCGAGGCAAGGCGATGCTGGAAAAAGGAGGCTATCCACTGGTTGAGATTGCCCAAGGAGACGCGCGCGATGGCCTGCCGATCAATGCTGGCAATGTCACCATCCTCGATATCCTGCAATTCTTCAGCCCGGAGGAGCAGGAAAAGCTCATCCACATTGCCGGTGGGCGTGTTTGTCACGGCGGCAAGCTGATCATCCGCAGTGCGCTGAAGCAAAAGTCACTGCGTTTTTCCATCACCTGGCTCGGCGACATGATGGCCAAGATGACCTCGTGGATGAAGGCGGCTCCGACGCACTACCCCACGGAGGAAATGTTCCGCAAGGTCTTGGAGCGCGATGGTTTCACCGTCGAAATTAAACCGTTCTGGGGCAAGACGCCATTCAACAACTACCTCATCGTGGCTGAGCGCTCGATGGTGCAGCCGGGGATGTAA